From Fusarium oxysporum f. sp. lycopersici 4287 chromosome 10, whole genome shotgun sequence, the proteins below share one genomic window:
- a CDS encoding hypothetical protein (At least one base has a quality score < 10) produces MSTPSSNAKRQDQINSMDYNFGQDPPSGSGSGSSNWLGFAQRVAVASSSPGVPNTMPEADDASFAESYRPEASPLFNPLFMPRNPAPEGAPSTALSPGPPPSWPWQRDTTFNSDGLESPDVSALPEQPSRYSKSPEDDTPQESATVEEPTDALHITSPERAPFSPLQESAARTQENSIIQSNTTEEGAAEAGVDPEPVVVESRVEIHEYTETIVQSSEKEPEELLSQQELDNVAANGEADRVEETPTQTPIEQAADDNRATDGQQTPGQDQSKSPEIASAPATGPSSLKSALLSVGRGIMKRMSAPPPAVVATPQPDESQNRRATSTQLEQQTERASFTPSLVVELKSMSEPEKATFNSQAPAPEDGPPPAEEPAPASAKRSRRSTQGVVEEASGSATKPTRGRRSIASAPASPVVKNAPSSAQKRTRKSMPASVLADQTPQKRGRPRKSNAVATPAAPPSTAKRGRPRKSDATPITVPSASKPLSARGRRVASASKAVTTPRRATTARTPKTTIGLRAAATPTTTPKPRGRPPKNPPQPTEEEEEVEPEVEAPKRAGRAKRGADSTDDAPATKKSTRTVKPRTVPSPAKRGRATRKLAAALPPAEKAEPVTKRGRRTAAAPKEEAPAEAPKKRGRPATKAEAPAAEESAPEPKTRKRGRAAAVEDTVAEEPVPKRRGRVAKSAPEGKTSTGSQSTWKGSCLKGCRRGRS; encoded by the exons ATGTCAACGCCAAGCTCAAATGCCAAGCGCCAAGATCAGATCAACT CAATGGATTACAACTTTGGCCAGGACCCCCCCTCCGGCTCTGGCTCCGGATCCTCAAATTGGCTTGGGTTTGCTCAGCGCGTCGCTGTCGCTTCTTCGTCGCCTGGTGTGCCCAACACCATGCCcgaggctgatgatgcttcTTTCGCCGAATCATATCGCCCAGAGGCTTCCCCTTTATTCAACCCTCTTTTCATGCCCCGAAACCCGGCTCCTGAAGGTGCACCCTCGACTGCTTTAAGCCCTGGTCCTCCTCCTAGCTGGCCCTGGCAGCGCGATACAACCTTCAACAGCGACGGTCTCGAGTCCCCCGATGTCTCTGCTCTTCCTGAGCAGCCTTCGCGTTATTCTAAATCGCCTGAAGATGATACGCCACAAGAATCCGCTACCGTTGAGGAACCTACCGATGCGCTTCATATTACTTCCCCCGAACGCGCCCCATTCTCGCCGCTGCAAGAATCTGCTGCACGCACGCAAGAGAACTCGATCATTCAGTCAAATACCACCGAAGAAGGGGCCGCAGAAGCAGGCGTTGATCCTGAGCCAGTTGTAGTGGAGTCACGCGTTGAGATTCATGAGTATACCGAGACCATTGTCCAGTCCTCAGAAAAGGAGCCCGAAGAATTACTTTCCCAGCAAGAACTTGACAATGTTGCCGCAAATGGTGAAGCCGATCGCGTTGAGGAAACACCCACCCAGACACCCATCGAGCAAGCCGCCGACGATAACAGGGCCACTGATGGCCAACAAACCCCAGGACAAGATCAATCCAAATCACCAGAGATCGCCTCAGCCCCTGCCACAGGACCTAGTTCGCTTAAGAGCGCGTTGCTTTCGGTTGGCAGAGGTATCATGAAGCGCATGTCAGCGCCACCTCCTGCAGTCGTGGCGACACCTCAACCAGATGAGTCTCAGAATCGAAGAGCTACCTCGACACAATTAGAACAACAGACCGAAAGAGCTAGTTTCACTCCCTCCCTAGTCGTTGAACTGAAATCAATGTCAGAGCCTGAAAAGGCAACATTCAATTCCCAAGCTCCTGCGCCTGAGGACGGACCGCCACCTGCTGAAGAACCTGCGCCAGCATCTGCAAAGCGGAGCCGACGAAGCACACAAGGGGTTGTGGAAGAGGCTTCGGGGTCTGCTACAAAGCCGACTCGTGGCCGCCGAAGCATTGCTTCTGCGCCAGCATCACCCGTGGTTAAGAACGCTCCTTCGTCAGCCCAGAAACGAACCCGCAAGTCCATGCCTGCAAGTGTTCTCGCGGATCAGACCCCCCAAAAACGAGGACGCCCACGAAAGAGCAATGCTGTAGCCACTCCAGCCGCGCCCCCAAGCACCGCAAAGAGAGGCCGACCCAGAAAGTCGGATGCCACTCCAATCACTGTTCCTAGCGCATCCAAGCCCTTGTCTGCTAGAGGCCGCCGCGTTGCCAGCGCTAGCAAGGCTGTAACGACACCTCGAAGAGCTACGACAGCCCGGACACCTAAGACAACAATTGGACTCCGTGCCGCAGCGACTCCTACGACAACACCAAAGCCACGTGGCAGGCCACCGAAGAACCCTCCTCAACCaacagaagaggaagaagaagtcgagcCAGAAGTGGAAGCACCCAAGCGTGCTGGTCGGGCAAAGCGAGGTGCCGATTCGACTGATGATGCTCCTGCCACAAAGAAAAGCACACGCACAGTCAAGCCACGCACAGTTCCCTCTCCAGCCAAGCGAGGCCGAGCTACAAGAaagcttgctgctgctctccCTCCAGCTGAGAAAGCAGAACCTGTCACAAAACGTGGTCGCCGAACTGCAGCTGCGcccaaagaagaagcgcCCGCCGAAGCTCCCAAGAAACGTGGTCGCCCTGCTACTAAGGCTGAGGCGCCAGCAGCTGAGGAGTCTGCTCCAGAGCCCAAGACGCGAAAGCGAGGTCGTGCTGCAGCTGTCGAGGACACCGTGGCTGAAGAGCCGGTGCCCAAGAGACGTGGCCGTGTTGCTAAGTCTGCCCCAGAAGGAAAAACCAGCACCGGCTCCCAATCGACGTGGAAGGGCAGCTGCCTCAAAGGCTGTCGAAGAGGCCGTAGCTGA
- a CDS encoding hypothetical protein (At least one base has a quality score < 10), which yields MTRLPPPPLRRYSSSTISSSSSSSSSTRYARRSRFSMLENVGENISDMAWKWKYKLLHRKKSPLDEPLDLEKEYKEEEPEEINNKDPSFGADTVIQTLYEGKNSDPARNDWDWQDFPPKQVSKAIAKARDRVAIKVYKIKDIQKGAISNRYPLKYHQVDVQNPLLVSAIEPILKKENLHLDVHDTAVFKEPFRPLWFCQDEIRDLYRNTKQDDPLKGYLQLFLRVLDEIFRDLKIKRRNLLDKDLIDFRTAWTLFPRDSTAYSYGMNSEFIAKVDGTEYDTNEGVMQLVLTAKVMAFNGEEFIWRKKSLTINEFAGNKPIRDLRHYPFERHPEKDAIEQRLVSRGRKVLDLQGLTYCSYNGIALHPGESGVEKHNVECRILVDVVGYNKYHLAQGKRENKDPEIEVVDVSRRRRRQDLADAKPEGKHPKTQQKRLNEEDQTKNREELLQKPKELAFMTELIGGYALKNKLWVYFYVEDLEPIVWNDQAYSHLVFDEQQKDLVLSFVENHSLANGAKTAMEDVIVGKGQGLIMLLSGPPGTGKTLMAEAIADRTHRPLFYLQAEDLGINAAALGANIKRVFEMATEWNAVILLDEADVFMAERNPNDIHRNELVSIFLRELEYYRGIIFLTTNLYHTIDTAFRSRVSLHLLFKSLTREARETVWRKFLQRLPDSNRITDVTDESPATGSTTPRNDGTDEDAGGEITATYEDKPLDDEDIAELSLWQLNGREIKTAVKMVRSWCDHKGYIMTLSRLENGIKVTSPHSNKDGDVDKDLYE from the exons ATGACCCGCCttccgcctcctcctctcaGGCGATACTCATCCTCCAccatttcatcatcctcctcttcctcctcctccacccGATACGCCAGAAGATCTCGGTTCAGCATGCTCGAAAACGTTGGCGAAAACATTTCTGACATGGCATGGAAATGGAAGTacaagcttctccatcgCAAGAAATCCCCTCTCGATGAGCcacttgatcttgagaaagagtacaaggaggaggagcccgAGGAGATAAACAACAAAGATCCGTCGTTTGGTGCCGACACCGTCATACAAACCCTCTACGAGGGAAAGAACTCGGACCCTGCAAGGAATGATTGGGACTGGCAAGACTTCCCACCCAAGCAAGTGTCCAAGGCCATTGCCAAGGCTCGAGACCGTGTTGCCATTAAGGTGTACAAGATCAAAGACATCCAGAAGGGCGCTATCTCAAACCGATACCCTCTCAAGTACCACCAAGTCGATGTCCAGAACCCTCTTCTTGTTAGCGCAATCGAGCCTATCCTGAAGAAGGAGAACCTCCATCTCGATGTCCATGATACCGCGGTCTTCAAAGAGCCTTTCCGCCCTCTGTGGTTCTGTCAAGATGAGATCCGAGACTTGTATCGCAATACCAAGCAGGACGACCCGCTGAAGGGATATCTGCAACTGTTCCTCAGAgttcttgatgagatcttccgcgatctcaagatcaagcgACGGAATTTGCTTGACAAGGATCTCATTGACTTCCGAACGGCCTGGACTCTATTCCCCAGGGACTCTACAGCCTACAGCTATGGAATGAACTCCGAGTTCATTGCAAAGGTGGATGGTACGGAGTACGACACCAATGAAGGTGTCATGCAGCTCGTCCTGACGGCCAAAGTCATGGCTTTCAATGGCGAGGAGTTCATCTGGAGGAAGAAGTCGCTTACGATCAACGAGTTCGCTGGAAACAAGCCCATTCGTGACCTTCGCCATTACCCTTTCGAAAGGCATCCAGAAAAGGATGCTATTGAACAGCGCTTGGTGTCGCGGGGCCGCAAAGTTCTTGACCTACAGGGCTTGACGTACTGCTCATACAACGGCATTGCTCTGCACCCGGGAGAATCTGGCGTTGAAAAGCATAACGTGGAGTGTCGTATCCTAGTCGATGTGGTCGGATATAACAAATACCACCTTGCCCAAGGAAAGCGCGAAAATAAGGACCCAGAGATCGAGGTGGTTGATGTATCGCGCCGCCGCCGTAGACAGGATCTCGCCGACGCCAAGCCTGAAGGCAAACACCCCAAGACACAGCAGAAGAGGCTCAATGAGGAGGATCAGACCAAGAACAGagaagagcttcttcagaAGCCCAAAGAGCTTGCATTCATGACCGAGCTGATTGGTGGATACGCcttgaagaacaagctcTGGG tttatttcTATGTCGAGGATCTTGAGCCCATTGTCTGGAACGATCAAGCGTATTCCCACCTCGTCTTTGACGAACAGCAAAAGGATTTAGTGCTGTCGTTCGTTGAGAATCACAGCCTTGCCAACGGCGCCAAAACGGCTATGGAAGATGTAATTGTCGGCAAGGGCCAAGGTCTCATCATGCTTCTGTCTGGTCCTCCTGGAACAGGAAAGACCCTCATGGCCGAAGCGATTGCGGATCGCACCCATCGTCCTCTCTTCTACTTGCAGGCTGAGGATCTGGGTATTAATGCTGCCGCTCTGGGTGCAAACATCAAGCGAGTGTTTGAGATGGCTACGGAGTGGAACGCTGTCATCCTGCTTGACGAAGCGGACGTCTTCATGGCAGAGCGTAACCCCAATGACATTCATCGCAATGAACTTGTCAGCATCTTTCTTCGCGAGCTCGAGTACTATCGCggcatcatcttcctcaccACCAACCTGTACCATACCATTGATACTGCGTTCCGCAGCCGAGTCAGCTTGCATCTCCTCTTCAAGTCTCTCACTCGTGAGGCTCGCGAGACCGTTTGGCGCAAGTTCCTCCAACGTCTGCCTGACAGTAACCGCATCACAGATGTCACGGACGAATCTCCTGCCACGGGTTCCACCACGCCTAGGAACGACGGCACAGACGAAGATGCTGGAGGAGAGATCACCGCAACCTATGAAGACAAGCCGCTCGATGACGAGGACATTGCAGAATTGTCACTCTGGCAACTCAATGGACGAGAGATCAAGACAGCTGTCAAGATGGTGCGCAGCTGGTGCGATCACAAGGGGTATATCATGACGCTGTCGCGGTTGGAGAATGGTATCAAGGTAACGAGCCCGCATTCGAACAAGGATGGCGATGTCGATAAGGATCTTTACGAGTGA